In Corynebacterium frankenforstense DSM 45800, the DNA window GTCAGGCTGGCGGCGCTGGACCGTCGTCACACTGCGCGCCGCCGCCGGAGCGCCGTCACGCCGGCCGCGACGCCGCCGGGTTGAACCGCCGCCTCAGCGCATGCGCTCGAGGCGCAGCAGCGCGCGCTTGGTGTCCGGCCCGCCGGCGTAGCCGCCGATGTTGCCGTCCACCGAGCCGCCCGAGGGCAGCACCCGGTGGCAGGGCACCACGATCGGCAGGGGGTTCTTCGCGCAGGCGCTGCCCACCGCGCGGGCGGCCTTCGGGTTCCCGATGGCCTCGGCGATCTCGCCGTAGGTGGCCGTCTTGCCGTAGCCGATCAGCGAGAGCCGGCGCTGGGCGCGGTCGCGGACCCGCTCGCCGCGGGCGTAGGCGACCGGCAGGGAGAACACGCGGCGCAGGCCGGCGAAGTAGTCGCCGAACTGCACGGCGGTGTTGATCAGGGCGGCCGTGTCCTCGGGCTCGTACCCCAGCTCGGCGACGGCGGTGACCACCCCGGAGGCGTAGGCGTCCAGGTCGTCGAGGTCACCGGTGCGCTCGGTGTCGAGGGCGGTGGCGACCTCGCCGGTCGTGGGCACGGTGCCGATGACGGGGGTCTCCTGGTCAGCGCCGAACTTCACGGCGGTGAGCAGGCCGTTTTCGACGACGATCGTCAAGGTACCGACAGGGGTTCCGATGGCGAGACTCGACATACCCCGAGCCTAAGACAGCCGTTTTTCGCTCGCTCGGTGAGGTCGGCGAAAACGTCGCGCGACGCGGCGTCGGAAAGCGTCAGGAACGGTCGGCGAGTGTCTGGCGGATCGGGCGCGCCAGCTGCGTCATCTCGTGGCGGCCGCGCAGCTCGATGGACTTCATCATCGTCCAGCGGGCGCGCTCGGCCTCGTTGGCGCCGCGCAGGGTGGCGGCGTTGGTGAGCACCCGGCCGGGGGTGTCCTTGGCCAGCTCGGTCAGGCGCGCGGCCTGGTTCACCGCGTCGCCGATGACGGTGTACTCGAAGCGGTCCGCGCCGCCGATGTGCCCGGCGACGACGTGCCCGGCGGCCACGCCGATGCCCGCCTGCAGCTGCAGGCCCTTGAGCTCCTCGCGCAGCTCGCGCGCGGCGGTCAGCGCCATCGAGTTGGCGTCCGTGAGTGCGAGCGGGGCGCCGAAGACGGCCAGCGCGGCGTCGCCCTGGAACTTGTTGATGATGCCGCGGTTGCGGTGCACGGTCTCCACGACGTGCTCGAAGAACCGGTTGAGCTCGGCGACGACCTCCTCCGGGGTGTGGCTGACGGCGAAGGCGGTCGAGCCGATGACGTCGATGAACAGCACGGCGACCTTGCGGTCCTCGCCGCCGAGGGTGGGGCGTTCCTCGAGGGCGCGGCGGGCGACCTCGACGCCGACGTAGCGGCCGAAGATGTCGCGCACCCGCTCGCGCTCGCGCAGCCCGCGCATCATCTCGTTGAAGCCGGCCTGCAGCACGCCGATCTCGGAGCCGTCGTAGATGTCGACCTGCGTCTCCGAGTCGCCGCGGCGCACGCGGTTGATCGCCTGCTGCAGCTCCTGGATCGGGTCGACGACGCTCATGATCGACAGCGTGGTGCCGAAGAACCCGGTCACCAGCGCCGCCAGGATCAGCCACAGGGTGGCCGGGATGATGTCGGCGGCGTTGTCGGTGAAGTACCCGGCCTCCTGGCCGAGGATCAGCAGCAGCACGCCGACCGAGGGCACCGCCGAGGTCAGCAGCCACGTCATGCGCAGCCGCTGCTTGATCGGCGGCTCCAGGGTCGAGTCCTCGAAGCGGCGCGACAGCGCCATCGCCGCGACGGGGCGCACCATGCGCTCGGCGCACAGGTAGGTCAGCAGCACCACGACGGCGCCGGCGAGCAGCGTGGCCACGCCGATGACCACCGCCAGGCGCCCCGAGCTGGTGGCGGCGACGGAGACGGCGAGGACGATGCCGATCGCCCAGACGATCGCGCACACCCCCGCCTGGTAGACGGGCAGGCGCAGCACCAGCGTGCGCACCATGTTCGGGTCGTGGCCGTCGGGGTCGCGCTGCCACTCGAGGACGGGGCGGAACATCAGGAGCGTGACCACCACACCGACGACGATCGCGAAGATGACGTAGGCGACGCCGACGGCGGGCAGGTCCGAGATGTCGGTGTCGAACTCGGCGATCTCCGGCATCGGGATCATGAAGCGGATGAACAGCATGATCGCGGCCGCGCCGAGCACGTTCGCGCCGAGCACGAGTGCCGCGTACAGCGGCCACGAGGTGGTCAACACCCAGCGCAGCGCGCGCAGCAGTCGTCTCATGGTCTCCCACTCTATCGGCCCCGCCCGCCGGGTGTGCCGGGTGCGGGGGAGACACCGCCCCGGACGGGGCGTCCCGGGCGGGCGGCGCCCCGGCCGCGTGCGGCACCGGACGGGCGGGACGGGGGTCCGGCGTGCACTAGGGTGGGCGGTTGTGACGAACTTGGTCGAGGAGGCGCTTTCCGACGCCCCGCGTGTCCGGGAGGTCGTGCACGCCGCCGTGGCTGCGGCGCGAGCCCGCGCCGCCTCCGGCTTCCGGGAGGAGGCCGTCGGGGCGGGGGAGCGCTCGGCGATGACGCACTCCTGGGTGATCACCGGCGGCCCCGGCTCCGGGCGCATGCAGGTCGCCCGCGCCTTCGCCGCGGGCCTGGAGTGCACCGACCCGGAGACCCCGGGCTGCGGGCGCTGCGAGGCGTGCCGGGCCGTGATGAACGGCTCGCACACCGACGTCAAGGAGTTCAGCACCCGCAACTACGCCATCCAGGTGAACACCGTGCGCGACGACATCGTGCCCGCGGTCATCCAGCTGCCCACGGTGGGGCGGTGGCGCGTGGTCATCGTCGACAACGCCGACCGGCTCACCGGCAAGGCCGCCGACGCGCTGCTCAAGACCGTCGAGGAGCCCTCGAAGCAGTCGGTGGTGCTCTTCTGCGCGCCGTCGGTCGACCCGCAGGACTTCTCGGTGACGCTGCGCTCGCGCTGCCGGCACATCTACGTCCCGCCGCCGTCGGTGGAGCGCATCGTGCGCCTGCTCGTGCGCGAGGAGGGTGCCACGGAGCACGACGCGGCGCTGGCGGCCCAGGCCTCCCTGCGGCACATCGGGCGGGCGCGCCTGCTGGTCACCGACGAGGGCATGCAGCGCCGACGCGCCCGGGTGCTGCGCCTGGCGGAGCTGGTCAACCACGGTGACGTCGCCTTCCGCGAGGTCAGCGCCCTCGTCGCGGCGACAAAGAAGGAAGCCAACGAGCTGCACGCCGAGGAGGAGGCCGAGGAGGCCGAGGCGCTGCGGCGCTCCTTCGGCGCCGGCGGGCGCGGTAAGGGCGTGGCCAAGATCGCCCGGGAGGCCGAGCGGGCGGTCAAGAGTCTCGAGGACGAGCAGAAGAGGCGCCACCAGCGCATCCACCGGGACCTGATCGACCTGTGCCTGATCGACCTCTCCGGGCTCTACCGCGACGCCTTCCTGCGGGCCGTCGACGCCCCGGGCGAGCCGGTGCACCCCGACTTCGCCGAGCTGGCCGGCGAGGTCGCCGAACAGGTCGGGGCCGCGGGCCTGGCGGACTGCCTCGAGGCGATCGGGCGGTGCCGCGAGCACATCAAGCAGAACGTGTCGCCGCAGATCGCCCTCGACGGTCTGCTGGGCAGGCTGCGCATGGCCCACGGGGTGCGCTGAGGGGGGCGGCGGAGCGCGGGCGGCGTGCCCGGGTGACGCGCCCCGAGCGGCGCCCACGTGCCGCCCCGGGGCCGGTGCCCCGGCGTTTTCGTTCCCGGGCGCGTCTGCGCTAGGCTGTGCAACCGTGCCATCGCACCCTCGACGGGGCGCGAACGCGTGCACGCGCCGCCTTAGCTCAGTCGGTAGAGCGATTCACTCGTAATGAATAGGTCGCGAGTTCGATTCTCGCAGGCGGCTCCATCAAAGGCCCCTCCCGAGCGGTTTCCCGCCGGGAGGGGCTTCGTGCTGCCGGGGTCTGTCCGGGGTCTGACGGGGGCGTCCGGGGGCGCCGGAGCGTCGCGTGGGGGAGGGGTGATGTGTCCCAGTCAGTGAGATATGTCATATGGTTCATGGGGTTATGCAACGTATCCTGGGGTGATTAAGAGCGGAGCGCCAGTCGGTCGCCCGGAGAATCAGGAGGTTTGTCCCAGACATGTCCGAGATCCAGCACGACAACCACGGCCAGCCCGAGATCGGCACCCGTGCCGATGCGGTGATCGAGGTCGACGGCCTGAAGTTCCGCGACCTCAACGGCAACGGCACCCTCGAGCCCTACGAGGACTGGCGCCTGAGCCCCGCCGAGCGCGCCGCGGACCTGGTCTCCCGGATGACGCTCGAGGAGAAGGCCGGGATGATGATCATCGGCTCGCACTACCCGGGCTATTCCGCCTTCCTTCCCGAGCCCGACGAGAACACGCTGCTCAACCCGCGCGACGTCTGGCGCGAGAACAACCCGATCACCGGCCAGCCCTACCCGCGCCCGGTGCTGGTGACCTCGGCGACCGACAAGGCGCTCAACGAGCGCTTCCAGCACTTCTTCATCGTCCGCGACAACCCGCCGGCCCGCGACCTGGCCCACTGGACCAACGCCGTGCAGGAGGCCGCCGAGAAGACCCGCCTGGGCGTGCCCGCGGTCTTCGCCTCCAACCCGCGCAACCACGTCGCGCTCGTCGCCCAGTTCGGCGTCAACGAGTCCGCCGGCGTCTTCTCCGAGTGGCCCGGCGAGCTCGGCCTGGCCGCCCTGCGCGACCCGGAGCTGGTCGAGGAGTTCGGCCGCCGCATCGCCCGCGAGTGGCGCGCGGCCGGCATCCACAAGATCTACGGCTACATGGCCGACCTGCCCACGGAGCCGCGCTGGTCGCGCTTCAGCGGCACCTTCGGCGAGGACGTCGACATGGTCTCCCGCTACGTCGAGGCGGTCGTGCGCGGCATGCAGGGCGAGAGTCTCGGCGCCGGCTCGGTGGCCACCACCGTCAAGCACTTCCCGGGCGGCGGCGTGCGCACCGACGGCCACGACCCGCACTTCTCCTGGGGCCAGTCCAACGAGTACCCGACCGACGGCGCCCTGGAGAAGTACCACCTGCCGCCGTTCGAGGCGGCCGTGCGCGCCGGGGTCTCGTCGATCATGCCGTACTACGCCAGGCCCGTGAACACCTCCGCGCGCCAGCTGCCGGCGGAGCTGCAGGGTGCGGACGGCCAGTTCGAGGAGGTCGCCTTCGCCTACAACGCCCCGGTCATCAAGGGGCTGCTGCGCGGCCGCCTCGGCTTCGACGGCTACGTCAACTCCGACTCCGGCGTCATCGACGCGATGCCGTGGGGCGTCGAGGACCTCAGCGAGCCGGAGCGCTTCGCCGCCGCCGTCCGGGCCGGCACCGACATCTTCTCCGACATGGCCGACCCGACCCAGCTGATCGCCGCGGTCAAGGAGGGCCACCTCGACGAGTCCGCGCTGGACGCCTCGGTGACCCGCCTGGCCGCCGAGATGGTGGAGCTGGGTCTCTTCGAGAACCCCTACGTCGACGAGGACGTCGCCGGGCGCGAGGTCGGCGGCACCGAGGTCGCCAAGCTCGGCGCGAGGACGCAGCGTCGGTCGGTGACCCTGCTGCGCTCGGACAAGTTCCTGCTGCCGCTGGACCTGGAGTCCTCGCCGATGGTCTACGTCAAGGTCACCGGCCGGGTCGACCCGGGCAAGGTGGAGCAGCGCCTGGCGAAGGCCGTCGGCGAGGTCTGGCCGCACGCCCGGGTGACCGACAAGGTCGAGGACGCCGACCTCGCGATCGTGTGGGCGCGCCCGGAGATCCGCCTCTTCGAGGACGACCAGGAGGGCTTCGAACTCAGCCTGGACCCGCGCGCCGCGGGCGTCGACGTCGAGCAGATCCAGCAGATCGAGCGCGTGCTGCCGACGGTGCTCGCCGTCGAGATGAGCAACCCGTGGCTGCTCCGCGAGATCGAGCCGGGCGCCCGTGCGCTCGTGGCCACCTTCGGCGTCACCCCGGAGAACCTGCTGCGCTCCCTGGCCGGCGAGGACGGCGGCCCGGCCGGCGTGCTGCCGATGGTGCTGCCCGCCTCGGAGAAGGCCGTGCAGGACGCCCCGCGCGACGCGCCCGGCTGCGAGCTGGACAACGGCTACGTCTACCACGACCGCGACGGCGTGGCCTACACCCTCGGCTACGGCCGCCGCCTCTAGCGCGGACGGGCGGCCGGAACCGGGCCCGCCGAAGCCGCGGCCCGGAACGGCCGGAACCGGGCCCGCCGAACCGGCGCCCCGGAACGGCGGGGACGGGTCCCGCGCCGCTGAGCCGTGGGGCCTGAAAACGGTTTTCAGCAGGCGAAACGTCGCGCACCGTCGGTAGGGTCGGGGCACCAAGCACCCGACCGACAGGAGCCACGCATGAGCCAGACCGTCACCGGAGTCATCGCCCGCGCGAAGGGCGCGGAGGTTGAACAGGTAGACGTCGTCATCCCCGACCCGGGCCCGAACGACGTCGTCGTCAAGATCGAGGCCTGCGGGGTGTGCCACACCGACCTCGCCTACCGCGACGGCGACATCGAGGACGCCTTCCCGTTCCTCCTGGGCCACGAGGCCGCCGGCCGCGTCGAGCAGGTCGGCTCCGAGGTCACCCACGTCGCCGAGGGCGACTTCGTCGTCCTGAACTGGCGCGCGGTCTGCGGCGAGTGCCGCGCCTGCCGCCGCGGCGAGCCGCAGTACTGCTTCGCCACCTTCAACGCCTCGCAGAAGATGACGCTGACCGACGGCACCGAGCTCACCCCGGCGCTGGGCATCGGCTCCTTCGCGGAGAAGACGCTGGTCCACGAGGGCCAGTGCACCAAGGTCAACCCCGACGAGGACCCGGCCGCCGCCGGGCTGCTCGGCTGCGGTGTGATGGCCGGCCTCGGCGCCGCCGTCAACACCGCCGAGGTGCGCCGCGGCGAGTCCGTCGCCGTCTTCGGTCTGGGCGGCGTCGGCATGGCCGCGCTCGCCGGAGCCGAGCTCAACAACGCCTCGACGATCATCGCCGTCGACATCGACGCCCGGAAGCTGGACCGCGCCCGCGAGTTCGGCGCGACCCACACCATCGACTCCTCGGACCTGAGCGAGCAGGAGGTCATCGACGCCGTCCGCGAGATCACCGACGGCTTCGGCGCGGACGTGACCATCGACGCGGTGGGCATCATGCCGACCTGGCGCCAGGCCTTCTACTCCCGCGACCACGCCGGCCGCATGGTCATGGTCGGCGTGCCGAACCTGACCGACAAGATCGAGGTCCCGGCCATCGACTTCTACTCGCGCGGCGGCTCGCTGCGCCCGGCCTGGTACGGCGACTGCCTGCCGGAGCGTGACTTCCCGGCCTTCGTCGACCTGCACCTGCAGGGCCGCTTCCCGCTGGACAAGTTCGTCTCCGAGCGCATCGGCCTCGACGAGGTCGAGCAGGCCTTCGAGACGATGAAGGCCGGCGACGTGCTGCGTTCGGTGGTGGTCCTCTGATGGCACACCCCGATCTGCGCATCGACCACGCCGTGACCTCCGGCACCTTCAAGCTCGACGGCGGCGAGTGGGAGGTGGACAACAACATCTGGCTCGTCGGTGACGACCACGAGGTCTACATCATCGACGCCGCGCACGACGCCGCCCCGATCCTCGACGCCGTCGACGGCCGCGAGGTCCGCGGCATCATCTGCACCCACGCGCACAACGACCACATCAACGCGCTGCCCGCGCTGCTCGAGAAGATCGACGCGCCGGTGTGGGTGCACCCCGGCGACCAGATGCTCTGGGACGAGACGCTGCCCGGCGTCGCCCACCGGGACCTCGCCGACGACCAGGTCTTCGACGTCGCCGGCACCGAGATGCGGGTGCTCAACACGCCCGGCCACTCGCCCGGCTCCTGCTGCCTGTACCTGCCCGAGGCGGACGAGCTCTTCTCCGGTGACACGCTCTTCCAGGGCGGCCCCGGCGCCACGGGCCGGTCCTACAGCTCCTTCGACACCATCATCGAGTCGCTGAAGACCTCGATCCTGGACCTGCCGGCGGAGACGACCGTGCGCACCGGCCACGGCGACCACACCACCGTCGGCTCGGAGGCCCCGCACCTCGAGGAGTGGATCCGCCGGGGCTACTGAGTCCCGGTGAGCTCCGGTGCGCCCGGAGGAACCCGGGCCCCGGTCTCGGGGGCCTGGCCCAGGGCCAGAAGTCTCGGGACCCGGGCCACCCCGGGCCACCTTTCCGGGGGTGGGGAAATCACAGTCACGTACGGAAAATTCTGTGTCCTCGGACACAGCGGAGTAGCGTTGCGCGCATGATGAAGCGCAGCACCGACGGCGAGACCACGGCCGCGGGTTCCCGGGGACCCGCGGCCTCCGCTGCTTCCACGGCCCCCGCGGGCGCCCCCGGCGACGCGGGCGCCACGGGCCCGGGTGCGGGCCGCACCCCCGCGGTGTCGCCGAACCCGAA includes these proteins:
- a CDS encoding glycoside hydrolase family 3 protein, encoding MSEIQHDNHGQPEIGTRADAVIEVDGLKFRDLNGNGTLEPYEDWRLSPAERAADLVSRMTLEEKAGMMIIGSHYPGYSAFLPEPDENTLLNPRDVWRENNPITGQPYPRPVLVTSATDKALNERFQHFFIVRDNPPARDLAHWTNAVQEAAEKTRLGVPAVFASNPRNHVALVAQFGVNESAGVFSEWPGELGLAALRDPELVEEFGRRIAREWRAAGIHKIYGYMADLPTEPRWSRFSGTFGEDVDMVSRYVEAVVRGMQGESLGAGSVATTVKHFPGGGVRTDGHDPHFSWGQSNEYPTDGALEKYHLPPFEAAVRAGVSSIMPYYARPVNTSARQLPAELQGADGQFEEVAFAYNAPVIKGLLRGRLGFDGYVNSDSGVIDAMPWGVEDLSEPERFAAAVRAGTDIFSDMADPTQLIAAVKEGHLDESALDASVTRLAAEMVELGLFENPYVDEDVAGREVGGTEVAKLGARTQRRSVTLLRSDKFLLPLDLESSPMVYVKVTGRVDPGKVEQRLAKAVGEVWPHARVTDKVEDADLAIVWARPEIRLFEDDQEGFELSLDPRAAGVDVEQIQQIERVLPTVLAVEMSNPWLLREIEPGARALVATFGVTPENLLRSLAGEDGGPAGVLPMVLPASEKAVQDAPRDAPGCELDNGYVYHDRDGVAYTLGYGRRL
- a CDS encoding methylated-DNA--[protein]-cysteine S-methyltransferase is translated as MSSLAIGTPVGTLTIVVENGLLTAVKFGADQETPVIGTVPTTGEVATALDTERTGDLDDLDAYASGVVTAVAELGYEPEDTAALINTAVQFGDYFAGLRRVFSLPVAYARGERVRDRAQRRLSLIGYGKTATYGEIAEAIGNPKAARAVGSACAKNPLPIVVPCHRVLPSGGSVDGNIGGYAGGPDTKRALLRLERMR
- a CDS encoding adenylate/guanylate cyclase domain-containing protein; protein product: MRRLLRALRWVLTTSWPLYAALVLGANVLGAAAIMLFIRFMIPMPEIAEFDTDISDLPAVGVAYVIFAIVVGVVVTLLMFRPVLEWQRDPDGHDPNMVRTLVLRLPVYQAGVCAIVWAIGIVLAVSVAATSSGRLAVVIGVATLLAGAVVVLLTYLCAERMVRPVAAMALSRRFEDSTLEPPIKQRLRMTWLLTSAVPSVGVLLLILGQEAGYFTDNAADIIPATLWLILAALVTGFFGTTLSIMSVVDPIQELQQAINRVRRGDSETQVDIYDGSEIGVLQAGFNEMMRGLRERERVRDIFGRYVGVEVARRALEERPTLGGEDRKVAVLFIDVIGSTAFAVSHTPEEVVAELNRFFEHVVETVHRNRGIINKFQGDAALAVFGAPLALTDANSMALTAARELREELKGLQLQAGIGVAAGHVVAGHIGGADRFEYTVIGDAVNQAARLTELAKDTPGRVLTNAATLRGANEAERARWTMMKSIELRGRHEMTQLARPIRQTLADRS
- a CDS encoding S-(hydroxymethyl)mycothiol dehydrogenase codes for the protein MSQTVTGVIARAKGAEVEQVDVVIPDPGPNDVVVKIEACGVCHTDLAYRDGDIEDAFPFLLGHEAAGRVEQVGSEVTHVAEGDFVVLNWRAVCGECRACRRGEPQYCFATFNASQKMTLTDGTELTPALGIGSFAEKTLVHEGQCTKVNPDEDPAAAGLLGCGVMAGLGAAVNTAEVRRGESVAVFGLGGVGMAALAGAELNNASTIIAVDIDARKLDRAREFGATHTIDSSDLSEQEVIDAVREITDGFGADVTIDAVGIMPTWRQAFYSRDHAGRMVMVGVPNLTDKIEVPAIDFYSRGGSLRPAWYGDCLPERDFPAFVDLHLQGRFPLDKFVSERIGLDEVEQAFETMKAGDVLRSVVVL
- a CDS encoding MBL fold metallo-hydrolase, with translation MAHPDLRIDHAVTSGTFKLDGGEWEVDNNIWLVGDDHEVYIIDAAHDAAPILDAVDGREVRGIICTHAHNDHINALPALLEKIDAPVWVHPGDQMLWDETLPGVAHRDLADDQVFDVAGTEMRVLNTPGHSPGSCCLYLPEADELFSGDTLFQGGPGATGRSYSSFDTIIESLKTSILDLPAETTVRTGHGDHTTVGSEAPHLEEWIRRGY
- a CDS encoding DNA polymerase III subunit delta', with product MTNLVEEALSDAPRVREVVHAAVAAARARAASGFREEAVGAGERSAMTHSWVITGGPGSGRMQVARAFAAGLECTDPETPGCGRCEACRAVMNGSHTDVKEFSTRNYAIQVNTVRDDIVPAVIQLPTVGRWRVVIVDNADRLTGKAADALLKTVEEPSKQSVVLFCAPSVDPQDFSVTLRSRCRHIYVPPPSVERIVRLLVREEGATEHDAALAAQASLRHIGRARLLVTDEGMQRRRARVLRLAELVNHGDVAFREVSALVAATKKEANELHAEEEAEEAEALRRSFGAGGRGKGVAKIAREAERAVKSLEDEQKRRHQRIHRDLIDLCLIDLSGLYRDAFLRAVDAPGEPVHPDFAELAGEVAEQVGAAGLADCLEAIGRCREHIKQNVSPQIALDGLLGRLRMAHGVR